The following nucleotide sequence is from Micromonospora sp. WMMD1120.
CCCAGCCCACCCGCCCCGGACGGCCGGTGACCCGGCCCCGGCCCGGCCGCAGCACCCCGGTGGCGACCTGGAGCAGCGTGGACTTGCCCGCCCCGTTGCGACCGAGCACGATCGCCACCTCGCCCGGACCGAGCCGCGCGTCGATGCCCCGCAGCACCCACGGGCCCCGCCGGTGGTACCGCAACCACACGTTCTCCAGCCGCATGGGTCGAGCCTGCCACACGTCAGACGCGCCGGGGCGCCGCCACTGTCGTGGCGGCGCCCCGGCGGAGCGAACTGTCGACTCAGGCCTCGGCCGAGTCCTCCCGGAGGTTCTTGACCACGTTCGGGTCGACCGGGACACCCGGGCCCATCGTGGTGGTCACGACGACCTTGCGGAGGTACTTGCCCTTGGCGGCGGACGGCTTCGCCCGCAGCACCTCGTCGAGCACGGCGGCGTAGTTGTCCACCAGCTGGTTCTCGCTGAAGGACGCCTTGCCGATGATCAGGTGCAGGTTGGAGTGCTTGTCCACCCGGAAGGTGATCTTGCCGCCCTTGATGTCCTGTACCGCCTTGGTGACGTCCATGGTCACCGTGCCGGTCTTCGGGTTCGGCATGAGACCGCGCGGGCCCAGGATCCGCGCGATCCGGCCGATCTTGGCCATCTGGTCCGGCGTGGCGATCGCCGCGTCGAAGTCGAGCCAACCGCCCTGGATCCGGGCGACCAGCTCGTCGGTGCCCACCTCGTCCGCACCGGCCGCGGCGGCCTCCTCGGCCTTCGCGCCGCCGGCGAACACGATCACGCGGGCGGTCTTACCGGTGCCGTGCGGCAGGTTGACGGTGCCACGCACCATCTGGTCCGCCTTGCGGGGGTCGACGCCGAGGCGCATCGCGACCTCGACCGTGGCGTCGAACTTGACGTTGGTGGTCTCCTTGGCCAGCTTCACGGCCTCGGCGGGGGTGTAGAGCTTGGACCGGTCGATGACGTCGGCGGCCTTGCGGTAGCTCTTGCTGCGCTGCATTGCTGATTACTCCTGTGGTCTCTGGCGGGCCGCTCGGCGCGGGCCCTCCCACGATCGGGTCGGACGGCTGGCGCCGACGTCAGTCGTTGACGTTGATGCCCATCGAACGGGCGGTGCCGGCGATGATCTTCTCGGCCTGGTCCAGGCTGTTGGCGTTGAGGTCGGCCATCTTCTTCTCGGCGATCTCGCGCAGCTGGGCGCGGCTGACCGAGCCGACCTTGGTGGTGTGCGGAACACCCGAACCCTTCTGCACACCGGCGGCCTTGATCAGCAGCCGGGCGGCGGGCGGGGTCTTCAGCACGAAGGTGAAGGACCGGTCCTCGTACACGCTGATCTCGGCGGGGACGATGTCGCCCCGCTGGGACTCGGTCTGCGCGTTGTACGACTTGCAGAACTCCATGATGTTGACGCCGTGCTGGCCGAGCGCGGGGCCGACCGGCGGCGCC
It contains:
- the rplA gene encoding 50S ribosomal protein L1, with protein sequence MQRSKSYRKAADVIDRSKLYTPAEAVKLAKETTNVKFDATVEVAMRLGVDPRKADQMVRGTVNLPHGTGKTARVIVFAGGAKAEEAAAAGADEVGTDELVARIQGGWLDFDAAIATPDQMAKIGRIARILGPRGLMPNPKTGTVTMDVTKAVQDIKGGKITFRVDKHSNLHLIIGKASFSENQLVDNYAAVLDEVLRAKPSAAKGKYLRKVVVTTTMGPGVPVDPNVVKNLREDSAEA
- the rplK gene encoding 50S ribosomal protein L11; its protein translation is MPPKKKLVKTFTLQLPAGQATPAPPVGPALGQHGVNIMEFCKSYNAQTESQRGDIVPAEISVYEDRSFTFVLKTPPAARLLIKAAGVQKGSGVPHTTKVGSVSRAQLREIAEKKMADLNANSLDQAEKIIAGTARSMGINVND